Proteins from a single region of Apium graveolens cultivar Ventura chromosome 7, ASM990537v1, whole genome shotgun sequence:
- the LOC141672114 gene encoding protein ALTERED XYLOGLUCAN 9, whose product MFGAVHFGIMAALVVLFVPMGLAGWHLSRNKVLFFSGILFIALFVGVHLSPYFTSVSSFVNTFPTASSSVPVLYEQEDNICMSVLQLHHVKYKFDSGKKAGPLNDSRVPEDLSWHWDNHSLCEFHKLSKVDASDLLNGSWVVVAGDSQARLFVVSLLDLVLGPEKMESVRGDLFKRHSNYQAVIDGIGLKLDFLWAPYARNLTEIIMEFMGNKTYPDVLVIGAGLWDMLRITNSTEYGSSLQQLNTYLVSSLPVSPEYRTSDPITGTVPVPTPHFFWLGSPTLINRMLNTEEKKVKMTDAMYAAYEREMYQSKLLRQSGGPAFLLDIKLLSQKCGDRCTEDGMHYNNAVYETAVHIMLNALIIESQQKL is encoded by the coding sequence ATGTTTGGGGCCGTCCATTTTGGAATAATGGCGGCCTTAGTCGTGTTGTTTGTACCAATGGGATTGGCTGGTTGGCACCTTAGCCGGAATAAAGTTCTTTTTTTCAGCGGTATACTCTTTATTGCACTTTTTGTTGGTGTTCATCTATCGCCTTATTTCACTTCTGTATCCAGTTTTGTTAATACATTTCCGACTGCATCCTCCTCCGTGCCTGTATTATACGAACAAGAAGATAATATTTGCATGTCTGTATTGCAATTGCATCATGTCAAATATAAGTTTGACTCGGGGAAAAAGGCTGGACCCTTAAATGATTCGAGAGTTCCTGAAGATTTGTCGTGGCATTGGGATAATCATAGCCTCTGCGAATTTCATAAGTTGAGTAAGGTTGATGCATCTGATTTGTTAAATGGATCATGGGTGGTTGTGGCAGGGGATTCTCAAGCACGGTTATTTGTCGTTTCCTTGTTGGATTTAGTTTTAGGTCCTGAAAAGATGGAATCGGTTCGTGGGGATTTGTTTAAGAGGCATAGTAATTATCAGGCTGTTATTGATGGCATTGGGTTAAAGTTGGATTTTCTGTGGGCTCCTTACGCAAGAAATTTGACGGAGATAATAATGGAATTTATGGGAAACAAGACTTACCCTGATGTTTTGGTGATAGGTGCTGGGCTTTGGGATATGCTGAGGATTACAAATTCGACCGAGTACGGAAGTTCGTTACAACAGTTAAATACTTATTTGGTGTCTTCATTACCGGTTTCTCCTGAATATAGGACAAGTGACCCAATCACAGGAACTGTTCCTGTCCCGACGCCTCATTTCTTTTGGCTTGGTTCTCCAACATTAATAAATAGAATGCTAAATACAGAGGAAAAGAAAGTAAAGATGACTGATGCCATGTATGCTGCTTACGAAAGGGAAATGTACCAAAGTAAACTCTTGCGTCAATCTGGTGGGCCCGCTTTTTTACTTGATATCAAGTTGTTGAGTCAAAAATGTGGGGATCGATGTACGGAAGATGGAATGCACTACAACAATGCTGTTTATGAAACCGCTGTTCATATTATGCTGAATGCATTAATAATTGAATCTCAACAGAAGCTTTAA